In Trichoderma asperellum chromosome 1, complete sequence, a single window of DNA contains:
- the AGL3_1 gene encoding Alpha-galactosidase 3 (EggNog:ENOG41~SECRETED:SignalP(1-20)), with protein MASALVFSIAASILLQPVAGTNTGTVHCSDASYQPGSVYFSDQCYNDIQSCITKLAANASVVDCNGSNISMQQQANLGAVGSAQNSDISVSFKSMVDLCLLSGSTSGTWGWSDNQWYWLWTSGACYTSSGGSGTMPTRPAPYCLQDRDSSLPDCYPQPSPGGGPLKVLKTAKTTNGFSSSARGWNTYGAQALANGSTLIPSFAGQSGLYYTQKFVETQCGVLANSKFKAAGFDMCSLDSGWQSFDEVDDNGRIIYNDTRFDMPKLGPWLHNQDLKLGLYITPGVPCQAANKTIIGTDITVGSVFNGNFDQILCQFDYSKDGVQQWHDSVVNLWASWGVDMIKLDYVTPGSPQNGAMLGCQNSDAVVAYQKAIAKTGKDIRLNISWKLCRNETWLPVWSNLAESMRTDQDINNYGHETFLAWSVAQRAIDNYRQYIGLQAQQNKPITIYPDMDNLFAANPERLTGVNDSMRTTVMNHWLGAGANLILGSDLTQTDDLGYKLLTSSQSTAAANFFAKYPMQPRNPRTGNNLAQQLQAWIGGPSDDGKEAYVLIANYGPDQGSGGFGTYLYGQQAVTVSLSGLGLSCSEWKFTDVWSGNSTHVNNQYTAYLTEGESQLLHLTKSG; from the exons ATGGCATCGGCACTTGTCTTCTCCATTGCGGCATCAATCCTGCTTCAGCCAGTTGCCGGCACAAATACAGGCACAGTTCATTGCTCCGACGCCTCTTACCAGCCTGGAAGCGTGTATTTTTCAGATCAATGCTACAATGACATCCAGAGCTGTATCACCAAGCTGGCAGCCAATGCTTCCGTGGTTGACTGCAACGGCTCCAACATCAGCATGCAGCAACAGGCAAACTTGGGAGCCGTAGGTTCAGCCCAGAATAGTGACATCAGCGTCTCTTTTAAGAGCATGGTAGACCTTTGCCTCTTGAGCGGCTCGACAAGCGGAACTTGGGGCTGGAGCGACAACCAGTGGTACTGGCTTTGGACCAGCGGAGCTTGCTACACTTCTAGCGGGGGATCGGGTACAATGCCTACAAGGCCTGCCCCTTACTGCTTGCAAGATCGCGATTCTTCGCTTCCGGACTGCTACCCTCAACCGAGTCCTGGCGGAGGTCCGTTGAAAGTCTTAAAAACAGCGAAAACTACCAATGGATTCAGTTCATCGGCCAGAGGCTGGAACACATATGGAGCTCAAGCCCTGGCCAACGGTTCTACGTTGATTCCGTCTTTCGCCGGACAATCTGGTCTATATTATACGCAGAAGTTTGTTGAAACTCAGTGTGGCGTCCTTGCCAACTCTAAGTTCAAGGCTGCTGGCTTCGACATGTGCAGCCTTGATTCTGGCTGGCAGTCCTTTGATGAGGTTGATGATAACGGCCGAATCATCTACAACGACACTCGATTTGATATGCCCAAGCTTGGCCCGTGGCTCCACAACCAGGATTTAAAACTCGGCTTATACATTACTCCTGGCGTGCCTTGCCAAGCAGCTAATAAGACCATTATAGGCACGGATATTACCGTCGGATCCGTATTTAACGGAAATTTCGATCAGATTTTGTGCCAGTTTGACTATAGTAAAGATGGTGTTCAGCAATGGCATGATTCTGTAGTGAATCTGTGGGCCTCTTGGGGCGTTGATATGATCAAA CTCGACTACGTCACTCCTGGCTCGCCGCAAAACGGCGCCATGCTGGGATGCCAGAACTCAGACGCCGTAGTGGCTTACCAAAAGGCCATTGCGAAGACAGGCAAAGATATCCGCTTGAACATCTCATGGAAGCTATGCCGCAACGAAACTTGGTTGCCTGTTTGGAGCAACCTGGCAGAGTCCATGCGCACTGATCAAGACATTAACAACTATGGCCATGAGACTTTCTTGGCTTGGTCGGTTGCCCAACGTGCCATTGACAACTACCGCCAGTACATTGGCCTCCAAGCTCAGCAAAATAAACCAATCACGATTTACCCCGACATGGATAACTTGTTCGCCGCCAACCCGGAGAGATTAACCGGTGTTAACGATAGTATGCGAACTACAGTCATGAACCACTGGCTAGGCGCAGGGGCAAACTTAATTCTCGGCAGTGATCTAACCCAGACGGATGATCTTGGTTATAAGCTGTTGACAAGCTCTCAATCAACTGCCGCCGCTAATTTCTTCGCCAAGTATCCTATGCAGCCGCGGAATCCTCGCACTGGAAACAACCttgcccagcagcttcaagcCTGGATCGGTGGTCCaagtgatgatggcaaggAGGCATATGTGCTAATTGCAAACTACGGACCTGATCAAGGTTCTGGGGGGTTCGGAACATATCTCTATGGACAACAGGCAGTGACTGTGTCTTTATCTGGTCTTGGTTTGAGCTGTTCTGAGTGGAAGTTCACTGATGTTTGGTCAGGCAATTCTACGCATGTCAATAACCAATATACAGCGTATCTAACTGAGGGCGAATCTCAGTTGCTGCATTTGACAAAGTCAGGttga
- a CDS encoding uncharacterized protein (SECRETED:SignalP(1-18)), which yields MRHFSLASFSLLASCATAQYIYNLSDVSWTVSNGVNATVPGKLPSHAHIDLLAAGVIEDPIYGFNEWNQFWVQRMNWTYTSGPIKGLKPQNGLTSWLVFEGLDTFCEIKLCNQTVGNTKNQFRKYTFDVSDILPKCSGDPVLSLNFGSASKIVLDIAQRSDLSEVNSANGYNGQEFQGRVYMRKEESDFGWDWGPQFSPAGPWRPAYIVQKAKTDPIYITNTAIDIFRQGQMPNISPDQTKPFIFNASIDYIGTLPKNTQFHLKIVDSKGHTLKETNLAGISQSSGTITGSTVIGNNVNLWWPSGYGEQPLYTATLSLINSAFSKPATVTKRVGFRTIVLNLNAITAEDKAKGVAPGASWKFEINGHELYAKGSNFVPPDILWPRVNQTKIKETFELAINSHFNMMRI from the exons ATGCGCCACTTTTCGTTGgcatctttttctctcttggcgAGTTGTGCCACTGCGCAATACATCTATAATCTGAGCGATGTCTCGTGGACGGTGAGCAATGGTGTCAATGCCACTGTGCCTGGTAAACTACCTTCACATGCTCATATCGATTTGCTGGCTGCGGGCGTCATTGAAGATCCCATTTATGGCTTTAATGAATGGAACCAGTTTTGGGTTCAGCGAATGAACTGGACATATACATCTGGGCCCATTAAAGGACT GAAACCCCAAAATGGGCTTACATCGTGGCTCGTCTTTGAAGGTCTCGACACCTTCTGTGAAATTAAACTCTGCAATCAGACAGTCGGCAATACCAAGAACCAGTTTCGCAAATACACGTTTGATGTCAGCGATATTTTACCCAAGTGCTCTGGAGATCCAGTTCTAAGCTTGAACTTTGGGTCTGCAAGCAAAATCGTTCTCGACATTGCTCAGAGAAGTGATCTTT CTGAGGTCAACTCTGCCAATGGTTACAATGGCCAAGAATTCCAAGGTCGAGTCTACatgagaaaagaggaaagcgaTTTTGGATGGGATTGGGGCCCGCAGTTTTCTCCGGCCGGACCATGGCGACCAGCATACATTGTGCAAAAGGCCAAAACTGATCCTATTTATATCACTAATACGGCTATTGATATCTTTCGGCAAGGTCAAATGCCTAACATATCACCCGATCAGACAAAGCCATTCATTTTCAACGCCAGCATTGATTATATCGGCACGCTTCCCAAAAATACGCAGTTTCACCTGAAGATTGTCGACAGCAAGGGCCACACCCTCAAGGAGACCAATTTAGCTGGAATAAGCCAATCCAGTGGTACCATCACCGGCAGTACTGTCATTGGCAACAATGTGAATCTCTGGTGGCCATCTGGCTACGGCGAGCAGCCATTGTATACGGCAACGCTCTCCCTAATCAACTCTGCGTTCTCCAAGCCTGCCACCGTTACCAAGCGAGTTGGTTTTCGAACCATTGTCTTGAATCTGAATGCGATCACCGCTgaagacaaggccaagggcgtTGCTCCCGGAGCCAGCTGGAAGTTTGAGATCAATGGCCACGAGTTGTATGCCAAGGGCTCCAACTTTGTCCCTCCAGATATCTTGTGGCCTCGAGTCAACCagaccaagatcaaggaaACATTTGAGCTGGCCATAAACTCACACTTCAATATGATGCGAATCTAG
- a CDS encoding uncharacterized protein (TransMembrane:1 (i45-64o)) translates to MLRLGTARLGARLTPGKHSFTAPQKLSRRWLSDSQAPRSAPSRPGLLVGGACVVVAAGGGYLWLNSGTETKTSTVPLLKPASSEDDISVISPVPVLDLKAANQKLREQAQSFVFDGRDGQKGRVDIVRVASNDPVEDEWSVAVGKGIQGGTALYAGVYDGHSGWATSKVLKQALIPYVSMALSKVSAPGSGDVVDAAIKRAFTSLDDRILNTGREAAEAGYEPGSSQVLSALAPALAGSCALLCIYDPKSSVLRTAVTGDSRAVLGSWSSDSGSFVASALSKDQTGFNEDEVKRLNAEHPGEDDMLSPKTGRLLGIAVTRGFGDHRWKWPNEFLNFLKSNYHGTEPRPKSKTPPYMVATPEVTTRSVQSSDFVILASDGLWDVMSNEDAVTCVSRWLSARRLGKPEVVEDAKTTGYTIDDEGWPSYKATPEHFAIEDLDNAAVCLVKNALGGRRRAMLCGSLTAPTPTSRYVRDDITVQVIFFKDP, encoded by the exons ATGTTGCGTCTCGGTACGGCTCGCCTGGGTGCCAGGCTTACGCCCGGCAAACACAGCTTCACGGCTCCCCAGAAGCTTTCTCGACGTTGGCTGTCTGATTCCCAGGCGCCGAGATCCGCACCATCACGGCCAGGCCTCTTAGTTGGAGGGGCATGTGTGGTTGTCGCTGCCGGGGGCGGATACTTGTGGTTAAATAGCGGCACTGAGACCAAGACGTCGACTGTCCCTCTTCTTAAACCCGCTTCCTCAGAAGACGACATTTCCGTCATCTCGCCCGTGCCCGTCCTAGACTTGAAAGCAGCAAACCAAAAGTTGCGGGAGCAGGCTCAATCGTTTGTATTTGATGGCAGAGACGGACAAAAGGGCCGCGTCGATATCGTCCGCGTCGCCAGCAATGACCCTGTTGAGGATGAGTGgtctgttgctgttggcaaAGGTATCCAAGGCGGAACGGCGCTGTACGCGGGTGTTTACGATGGACACTC TGGCTGGGCTACCTCAAAGGTGCTAAAGCAGGCGCTCATCCCGTATGTTTCAATGGCACTCTCCAAGGTCTCGGCACCGGGGTCAGGAGATGTTGTCGACGCTGCTATCAAAAGAGCCTTCACCAGCCTTGACGACAGAATCTTGAATACTGGGCGCGAAGCCGCCGAAGCAGGCTATGAGCCCGGATCCAGCCAAGTGTTGTCGGCTCTCGCACCGGCCCTCGCTGGCTCTTGCGCCCTGCTCTGCATCTATGATCCCAAGTCCTCTGTGCTGCGGACCGCCGTGACGGGCGACTCACGCGCAGTTCTCGGGTCGTGGTCTTCTGATTCGGGTAGCTTTGTGGCTTCCGCTCTGAGCAAGGACCAGACAGGAttcaatgaagatgaagtcaAAAGATTGAACGCCGAGCACCCTGGAGAAGACGATATGCTTAGTCCCAAAACGGGCCGGCTCTTGGGGATTGCTGTTACTCGGGGCTTCGGTGACCATAGGTGGAAATGGCCCAATGAGTTTCTGAACTTTCTCAAATCGAATTATCACGGCACTGAGCCTCGCCCCAAGTCTAAAACACCACCTTATATGGTTGCTACCCCGGAGGTTACCACCCGCTCCGTTCAATCTTCAGACTTTGTCATTCTCGCATCGGATGGGCTCTGGGACGTCATGTCTAACGAAGATGCCGTGACGTGCGTCTCCCGCTGGCTCTCCGCGCGACGTCTGGGGAAACCAGAGGTTGTTGAAGATGCCAAGACGACGGGCTACACCATAGATGATGAGGGATGGCCATCTTACAAGGCGACACCCGAGCATTTTGCTATAGAGGATCTCGACAATGCGGCGGTGTGTTTAGTAAAGAATGCGCTTGgggggaggagaagggcTATGCTTTGTGGCTCGCTGACGGCACCTACACCTACCAGTCGATACGTGAGAGACGATATTACCGTGCAGGTTATTTTCTTCAAAGATCCTTGA
- a CDS encoding uncharacterized protein (EggNog:ENOG41), whose translation MCKEKPEMVDSLLRSTMDFYRQGRIRAISIDEIFPGVKMQEAFQHMQQGSHIGKVVLEFREPTSGDLQLGQIQPGSASTTTVLDGQASYLLVGGLGGLGRSVALFVEEIQSMGCEVHLVRGSVTEATDVARAVAESPRPLKGVIQMAMVLHDQAWRRMTIDEWNMATAPKANDASANTFLDAFVKFRTSKGLPCTSLNIGAVENAGDLVQEEQLLKKLEGTGWRAVQESELLDVLESAIRQSPSPSAQPGSPESSLVNAGQTLVGIVPVVPLSSPDSSAKLRKDVRMSVFRNIRIQAKGGASSDSLRQFLDAAKTSPETLSKPESVGLLTQEIGKKLLGLVLRPVDGEIDASLSLAQLGLDSIVAAEMRAWWKQMFGLDISVLEMLSMGTLEALGKQAAEGLLALHG comes from the exons ATGTGCAAGGAGAAACCTGAGATGGTCGACAG CCTCCTTCGATCAACGATGGATTTCTACCGACAAGGGCGTATTCGAGCCATCTCGATTGACGAAATCTTCCCCGGTGTCAAGATGCAAGAAGCATTCCAGCACATGCAGCAGGGCAGCCACATTGGCAAGGTTGTGCTCGAATTCCGCGAACCAACATCTGGAGATCTTCAGCTTGGACAAATTCAGCCTGGTAGTGCGTCTACTACGACAGTGCTTGATGGCCAAGCGTCGTATCTGCTTGTGGGCGGACTTGGTGGCTTGGGCCGTTCCGTAGCG CTCTTTGTCGAGGAGATCCAGAGCATGGGCTGTGAGGTGCATCTGGTACGCGGAAGCGTCACTGAAGCGACAGACGTGGCCCGCGCCGTTGCGGAATCGCCTCGTCCCCTCAAGGGAGTCATCCAGATGGCAATGGTGCTTCATGACCAAGCCTGGCGGAGGATGACCATTGACGAATGGAATATGGCGACGGCGCCCAAG GCCAACGATGCCAGTGCAAACACGTTTCTCGATGCATTCGTCAAGTTCCGAACAAGCAAGGGGCTTCCTTGTACGTCACTCAACATTGGGGCCGTGGAAAACGCAGGCGATCTTGTCCAGGAAGAGCAGTTGCTCAAGAAGCTAGAGGGAACAGGCTGGCGGGCTGTGCAAGAGTCAGAGCTGCTGGACGTGCTGGAATCTGCCATACGACAGTCGCCTTCGCCATCAGCTCAACCTGGATCGCCAGAGTCGAGCCTCGTCAACGCAGGCCAGACTCTCGTGGGCATTGTACCCGTCGTTCCACTCAGCAGTCCCGACAGCAGCGCCAAGCTACGCAAAGACGTGCGCATGTCAGTGTTTCGCAACATTCGCATCCAGGCCAAAGGCGGCGCCTCGAGCGACAGTCTGCGGCAGTTTCTGGATGCGGCCAAGACCAGTCCTGAGACGCTCAGCAAACCAGAGTCTGTTGGCTTATTGACGCAGGAAAttgggaagaagctgctgggcttggtGCTGCGGCCAGTGGATGGCGAGATTGATGCATCTCTGTCACTCGCACAACTGGGACTGGACTCGATTGTGGCCGCGGAGATGCGGGCCTGGTGGAAGCAAATGTTTGGGCTGGATATCAGCGTATTAGAAATGCTGAGCATGGGAACGCTCGAGGCGTTGGGCAAGCAGGCTGCCGAAGGCTTGCTGGCGTTGCATGGCTAA
- a CDS encoding uncharacterized protein (EggNog:ENOG41~SECRETED:SignalP(1-21)) produces MMDLFMLILTLTGHWLLDIYSLINVGGLKKGQSVLIHSGCGGVGLAAIQLARMIGAGIYTTVSSD; encoded by the exons ATGATGGATCTCTTCATGTTAATTTTGACATTGACGGGACACTGGTTGCTCGACATCTATTCACTCATCAACGTCGGTGGACTTAAAAAGGGCCAG TCTGTTCTCATCCACAGCGGCTGTGGTGGCGTGGGTCTAGCTGCAATCCAACTGGCCCGCATGATTGGCGCTGGAATCTATACAACGGTCAGCAGTGACTAG
- a CDS encoding uncharacterized protein (EggNog:ENOG41~TransMembrane:1 (n7-18c22/23o157-180i)~SECRETED:SignalP(1-19)): protein MALARTFFLLSSFTILALASNCITGLDYCGYNLLGIGNYQAQISDALQKASLDPTNKGIATNTLFHCVGGYNGNIVVIKFCANTCADGGPGKSDFCDEASSSTASTPTSSRTTSTTSSTATQSTTASSADSSGASATSTNPTSSTDTKSSGNTPVGAIAGGVVGGAAGLALIGLGLFLFFKRSRQRHKSLDQSMPELKPIQEQSSKGYTDAHPIPQDGSILEAPGDVARERYELSGAPVNTTETRYELL, encoded by the exons ATGGCGTTGGCGAGGACATTCTTTCTCTTATCTTCCTTTACCATACTGGCTCTTGCGTCCAACTGCATTACTGGATTGGATTATTGTGGCTACAATTTGTTAGGGATTG GAAACTATCAGGCCCAGATCAGCGATGCGCTTCAGAAGGCATCTCTAGACCCAACCAATAAAGGTATAGCAACCAACACACTCTTCCATTGTGTTGGCGGATACAATGGCAACATAGTAGTCATCAAGTTCTGCGCAAACACGTGCGCAGATGGCGGACCTGGTAAAAGTGATTTTTGCGACGAAGCTTCCTCATCGACCGCCTCGACTCCGACTTCCTCGCGTACGACCAGTACGACGTCTTCAACAGCGACACAATCCACTACAGCGTCATCCGCTGACTCGTCCGGCGCCTCTGCTACAAGTACGAATCCTACATCCTCAACAGATACTAAATCATCTGGAAACACTCCTGTCGGCGCAATTGCCGGTGGAGTAGTGGGTGGCGCGGCCGGTCTTGCGCTCATAGGGTTGGGCCTGTTTTTATTCTTCAAGAGATCTCGACAGCGACATAAATCACTGGACCAGAGCATGCCAGAGTTGAAACCAATTCAAGAACAATCATCGAAGGGCTACACTGACGCTCATCCAATCCCACAAGACGGATCAATCCTCGAGGCTCCTGGAGATGTGGCGAGAGAAAGATATGAACTATCTGGGGCTCCCGTAAACACCACGGAGACCAGATATGAGCTTCTTTAG
- a CDS encoding uncharacterized protein (EggNog:ENOG41~SECRETED:SignalP(1-19)), whose amino-acid sequence MHSALLVATFLSVLDIALANPIRMEEFQLRQAQPCFIVGKVALPQETQDAANFLASDITCNAKKTTISGVPDVSSGGISFSSIDFATSGQSPLEFALEKFATTSPLAENDLAKFQNEANVYTATEVALRSIGGNLAVKAPKFFINFQIARIQTAQGNPPTDPSQTVEHLLGKVTKNASKADQKFLDQITNLSKVLS is encoded by the exons ATGCATTCTGCACTCCTAGTCGCcacttttctttctgttttgGATATTGCACTAGCAA ACCCTATTCGCATGGAAGAGTTTCAGCTTCGGCAGGCACAGCCGTGCTTTATCGTCGGTAAAGTGGCTCTACCTCAAGAGACTCAAGATGCAGCCAATTTCCTCGCGTCGGATATCACCTGCAATGCCAAGAAAACCACCATTTCAGGAGTACCAGACGTCTCCTCTGGCGGAATATCTTTTTCGTCTATCGACTTTGCGACCTCGGGCCAGTCTCCCCTGGAATTCGCCTTGGAGAAATTCGCAACCACCAGCCCGTTAGCCGAGAATGATCTTGCAAAGTTCCAAAACGAAGCGAATGTTTACACGGCTACCGAAGTTGCGCTGCGTTCAATTGGAGGCAACTTGGCCGTCAAGGCACCAAAATTCTTCATTAACTTCCAGATCGCGCGTATCCAAACTGCCCAGGGTAACCCACCTACTGACCCAAGCCAAACAGTTGAACATCTCTTGGGAAAAGTAACAAAGAATGCCTCAAAGGCAGACCAGAAGTTCTTGGATCAGATCACGAACCTGTCAAAGGTTTTGTCCTAG
- a CDS encoding uncharacterized protein (TransMembrane:8 (i172-193o205-227i367-392o915-938i967-987o1021-1041i1062-1084o1096-1113i)), with protein MANPNDQGDPEKGSSAVVIQLKSNTGTSGTTKRQIRYFDDSDEIQQIGSSINRNVKLKRKGSAYSIHSLSSIRSGQRAVDPATALPVLYRTLSIDMERMQGEKNAAIKRKHGDKTMADLEDLEWHTLSIQEVSQKLDTSTETGLSIQGVKDKTEEFGANTPTPPKSRLLQKIFFYLFGGFGSILFGGSILVFVSWKPLGEPDPAVANLALGIVLVIVWLAQAAFNAWQDFSSSRVMKSITGMLPEDCSVLRDGKRRLVPATEVVPGDILFFSAGNKLPADIRFVDVSTDAKFDRSILTGESNPLPAIIESTEKNYLETKCIGMQGTHCTSGSGLGIVVATGDNTVFGRIAKLTNKPKTGQTALQKEIFRFVLIIATLMILMVVVIIALWAGFIRHKYPDYISVSTLIVDCVSVAIAFIPEGLPIALTASLTITAGIMKKNDILCKSLKTVETLGTVSVLLSDKTGTLTKNQMTVTDCLIGSKVLTVTEAIQDMEDTSGSQKTAALKQLCITSAVCNAGEFDPTSIHLPISERKILGDATDQAILRLSEFLGPVNKSRELWIKRFDLAFNSKNKFALRISSPRDQSSLETTLSFSEMNDFDAQKDYILMIKGAPDILLSRCTKYVGEDGGVYDFDEPIRLSIEDAKNSWSSEGKRVLALARRCLPASIIRTNPEENLFEKEALEFARTNLTLIGLVGIVDAPREEVPGVIETLHRAGIRTAMVTGDFQLTAQSIARSCGIISVPDAEVHSVDNLPRVPPNFEPKRNTKSNHLPAETKAIVLTGQDLMTLLPHQWHTLVTEYSEIVFARTTPEHKLQIVREFQSQSYVVAMIGDGVNDAPSLKQADIGISPASGSDIAVEAADMVLLSTFSAIPEAVLYGRVVFDNLKKTIAYLLPAGSWSEFWPVFTNVAFGLPQILSSFLMIIICCFTDCATAISLAYEKPEANVMLQPPRDIVNDRLVDWKLLLQAYGFVGTFETALSFTMSYWYLQRKGLTFGSLWFSFGSIPTPEGQTDDDVTTHLTVASSVYFITLVVMQWFNAMALRTRHLSLFTHPPLFNSKTQNWLLFPAILFALAIGLIFTMVPGIDYLGCAPVPVEHWFIPMALGLGLLGIDELRKAVKRRYSSGFIARIAW; from the exons ATGGCGAATCCCAACGACCAAGGAGATCCTGAAAAGGGCAGCTCTGCAGTAGTTATTCAACTCAAGAGCAATACTGGGACATCTGGCACTACGAAGCGTCAAATTCGATATTTTGATGATAGTGACGAAATCCAACAAATTGGTTCTTCTATAAACAGGAATGTCAAACTCAAGAGAAAAGGTTCGGCCTACTCTATCCACTCCCTATCAAGCATAAGGAGTGGTCAACGAGCAGTTGATCCTGCCACTGCACTCCCAGTTTTATACCGCACGTTGAGTATAGACATGGAACGCATGCAGGGGGAAAAGAACGCAGCTATTAAGAGAAAACACGGCGACAAGACCATGGCAG ATTTAGAGGATCTCGAGTGGCACACTCTCTCTATCCAAGAGGTTTCTCAGAAATTAGACACATCTACAGAAACTGGTCTCTCGATACAAGGCGTCAAAGATAAAACCGAAGAATTCGGAGCCAACACTCCAACCCCACCAAAGTctcggctgctgcagaaaatatttttctatcTTTTTGGAGGTTTTGGTTCCATTCTTTTTGGTGGAAGCATTCTTGTCTTTGTTTCATGGAAACCACTTGGCGAACCAGATCCCGCAGTGGCTAACCTAGCTCTGGGAATCGTTCTGGTTATTGTATGGTTAGCACAAGCCGCGTTTAATGCTTGGCAAgatttctcctcctccagagTTATGAAAAGCATTACAGGCATGCTTCCGGAAGACTGCAGTGTTTTGCGtgatggaaaaagaagattagTTCCGGCAACGGAGGTTGTCCCTGGAGATATTCTCTTTTTCAGTGCCGGCAACAAGCTGCCCGCTGATATTCGATTCGTCGATGTGTCAACTGATGCGAAATTCGACAGAAGCATCTTGACTGGCGAGTCAAATCCTCTGCCGGCAATCATTGAGTCTACTGAGAAGAATTATCTTGAAACAAAATGTATTGGAATGCAAGGTACTCACTGTACCTCTGGAAGTGGTCTGGGGATAGTTGTCGCAACGGGGGACAATACAGTCTTTGGCCGCATTGCGAAACTGACAAACAAACCCAAGACCGGCCAAACTGCGCTGCAGAAGGAAATCTTCAGATTTGTCCTGATTATCGCAACATTAATGATATTAATGGTTGTTGTGATTATTGCCCTATGGGCGGGCTTTATTCGTCACAAATACCCCGATTACATCTCAGTCTCAACATTAATTGTAGATTGTGTAAGCGTGGCTATTGCCTTTATTCCAGAGGGTCTGCCAATAGCCCTAACCGCTTCACTCACAATTACCGCAGGCAttatgaagaagaatgataTTCTCTGCAAATCTCTTAAGACAGTTGAGACCCTGGGAACTGTTTCGGTATTATTATCGGACAAAACAGGGACTCTGACCAAAAATCAAATGACCGTGACAGACTGTCTGATTGGATCCAAGGTCTTGACTGTCACAGAGGCTATACAGGATATGGAAGATACATCTGGTTCACAGAAAACCGCTGCCCTAAAGCAGCTTTGTATCACTTCTGCCGTGTGCAACGCTGGAGAGTTTGACCCCACAAGTATTCATCTTCCAATATCGGAGAGAAAGATTCTTGGTGATGCGACAGATCAAGCTATTCTTCGCTTGTCAGAATTTTTGGGTCCTGTAAACAAGTCCCGCGAATTATGGATCAAAAGATTTGACCTCGCATTTAATTCGAAGAATAAATTCGCTTTACGGATTAGCTCTCCCCGCGATCAATCTTCATTAGAAACTACGCTCTCTTTTTCTGAAATGAATGACTTTGACGCTCAGAAGGATTACATTCTAATGATCAAGGGTGCGCCAGATATTCTGCTCTCTCGATGCACAAAGTATGTTGGCGAAGACGGCGGCGTGTATGACTTTGATGAACCTATCCGCTTGTCCATTGAAGACGCCAAGAACTCATGGTCAAGCGAAGGTAAACGTGTTTTGGCTCTTGCCCGAAGGTGTCTTCCTGCTAGCATCATCCGAACAAATCCAGAAGAGAATTTATTCGAAAAAGAAGCTCTAGAATTTGCACGTACAAACCTTACGCTTATCGGGCTCGTTGGTATAGTGGACGCTCCAAGGGAGGAGGTTCCCGGTGTAATTGAGACCCTGCACCGAGCCGGCATCCGCACCGCCATGGTTACGGGAGATTTTCAGCTCACAGCTCAATCCATTGCTCGCTCATGTGGTATTATTAGCGTACCAGACGCTGAGGTCCACAGCGTCGACAATCTCCCCCGTGTACCTCCCAATTTCGAACCCAAGAGAAATACCAAATCCAATCACCTTCCAGCAGAAACCAAGGCGATTGTCTTGACAGGTCAAGATCTAATGACTTTGCTTCCACACCAATGGCACACTTTAGTTACAGAGTATTCAGAGATAGTATTTGCCCGTACCACGCCAGAGCATAAACTTCAAATTGTACGGGAATTCCAGTCACAATCTTATGTTGTCGCCATGATCGGAGATGGCGTCAATGATGCCCCAAGTTTGAAACAAGCAGATATTGGTATTTCACCCGCATCTGGCTCCGATATCGCTGTTGAGGCTGCAGATATGGTCTTGTTAAGTACATTCTCTGCTATTCCAGAGGCTGTTCTCTACGGTCGTGTAGTATTTGACAATCTGAAGAAAACAATTGCGTACTTACTACCGGCTGGCTCCTGGTCAGAGTTCTGGCCAGTGTTTACCAATGTGGCATTTGGTTTACCTCAGatactctcttcttttctcatgATTATTATATGCTGTTTCACAGACTGCGCTACTGCAATTTCCTTGGCTTACGAGAAGCCAGAGGCCAACGTTATGCTCCAGCCACCTCGAGACATTGTAAATGACCGTCTCGTCGACTGGAAACTTCTCTTGCAGGCTTATGGTTTTGTTGGTACATTCGAAACAGCCCTCTCTTTTACAATGTCGTACTGGTACCTACAGCGAAAGGGGTTAACTTTCGGGTCGTTATGGTTCTCATTTGGGTCAATTCCAACTCCCGAAGGACAGACTGATGATGACGTTACTACGCACTTGACAGTCGCATCTTCAGTCTACTTTATAACTCTAGTAGTAATGCAGTGGTTTAATGCGATGGCCCTGCGTACTCGACACCTCTCATTGTTCACGCATCCACCACTGTTCAATTCCAAAACTCAGAATTGGCTCCTATTCCCAGCTATCTTATTTGCTCTTGCTATTGGTTTGATATTCACGATGGTTCCTGGCATTGATTATCTTGGCTGTGCCCCAGTTCCTGTTGAGCACTGGTTTATTCCTATGGCATTAGGCCTTGGCCTATTAGGTATTGATGAGCTAAGGAAGGCGGTTAAGAGAAGATATTCTAGTGGATTCATCGCAAGAATTGCTtggtaa